A part of Mustela erminea isolate mMusErm1 chromosome 9, mMusErm1.Pri, whole genome shotgun sequence genomic DNA contains:
- the TMEM126B gene encoding LOW QUALITY PROTEIN: complex I assembly factor TMEM126B, mitochondrial (The sequence of the model RefSeq protein was modified relative to this genomic sequence to represent the inferred CDS: inserted 2 bases in 1 codon), with protein sequence MAALGREAGTDLKDAGVVPARPGEAPKDIRMATYTPGQPSLSLEDAKLRKPMIIEIIEKKIEYLRKEKTLNIYGTAFLGTAASFSGIMANFIFRHCFKVKHDALKTYASLTTLPFLSTVVTYKLLVTDALYLGNISQENCVLRSSLISIICGVLYPCGLAFSKNGRLAVKYHTVPLPPKGRVLLYWLLLCQTEIKAMMIPLVLETAFGIFNGLQHYARFESRXEKTVHED encoded by the exons ATGGCGGCGCTCGGGCGTGAGGCTGGGACTGACCTGAAGGATGCAGGTGTGGTGCCGGCGAGACCCGGGGAAGCGCCCAAG gACATCAGAATGGCAACATACACACCTGGTCAGCCCAGTCTTTCTCTGGAAGATGCAAAACTCAGAAAACCAATGATCATcgaaatcatagaaaaaaaaattgaatatcttagaaaagaaaa GACTTTAAATATATATGGCACAGCATTCCTTGGAACAGCAGCTAGTTTCTCTGGAATAATGGCCAACTTCATTTTCAGACATTGCTTCAAGGTTAAACATGATGCTTTGAAGACATATGCATCACTGACTACACTTCCGTTTTTGTCTACTGTAGTCACTTATAAGCTCCTTGTAACGGATGCTTTGTATTTGg GCAATATAAGCCAGGAAAATTGTGTTCTGAGAAGTTCACTGATTAGCATAATATGTGGTGTTTTATATCCCTGTGGTTTGGCTTTCTCTAAAAATGGACGCCTTGCAGTCAA gtaTCATACTGTTCCATTGCCACCAAAAGGAAGGGTTTTACTTTACTGGCTGCTGCTTTGTCAGACAGAGATAAAAGCAATGATGATTCCTCTAGTCTTAGAGACGGCCTTTGGGATATTTAATGGTCTACAGCATTATGCAAGATTTGAAAGTAG CGAGAAAACTGTACATGAAGATTAA